From a region of the Acidobacteriota bacterium genome:
- a CDS encoding gluconolaconase encodes MSGLCRVQLASRWIVVTGVLAVCTAGPATGAAQAQDAAGQPFRAGEPLDLSPNARTYGGFRFAESMAYDEARDLYVAVNAGIAQDIMPNDGYISLINPDGSAHTLKWIGVDRNGLTLNHPLGSDIVNGLLYVADINVVRWFDMESGEPRGSVTVEDAQRFNDIEVAEDGTIWATQTGTEESGTWRVYRIGPGGDASVVVEGAPLARPNGIAFDPDGNIVVVNINDNAVLTFSPDGELVRTERAVDGGNDGLVILDDGTKYVSSVRIGTVSRIRPGQTAEVIASGIPSAASMAYDSKRNRLLIPMNNWNAITIVELD; translated from the coding sequence ATGTCAGGTCTTTGCAGAGTACAGCTCGCTTCCCGATGGATTGTGGTCACCGGCGTGCTGGCGGTTTGCACCGCCGGCCCGGCAACCGGCGCGGCACAGGCTCAGGATGCCGCCGGCCAGCCCTTCAGGGCGGGCGAGCCGCTGGACCTGTCGCCGAACGCCAGGACCTACGGCGGCTTTCGCTTCGCCGAGAGCATGGCCTACGACGAGGCCCGCGACCTGTACGTTGCCGTCAACGCCGGGATTGCCCAGGACATCATGCCGAACGACGGCTACATCTCGCTGATCAACCCCGACGGCAGCGCTCACACGCTGAAGTGGATCGGGGTCGACCGGAACGGCCTGACGCTGAACCACCCGCTCGGCAGTGACATCGTCAACGGCCTGCTCTACGTGGCAGACATCAACGTAGTGCGCTGGTTCGACATGGAGAGCGGCGAGCCGCGGGGCAGCGTCACCGTTGAGGACGCGCAGCGCTTCAACGACATCGAGGTCGCCGAGGACGGCACCATCTGGGCCACGCAGACGGGGACCGAAGAGAGTGGCACCTGGCGCGTATACCGGATCGGACCCGGCGGAGACGCGTCGGTCGTCGTCGAGGGAGCGCCGTTGGCCCGGCCCAACGGCATCGCCTTCGACCCGGACGGGAACATCGTGGTGGTGAACATCAACGACAACGCGGTGCTCACGTTCTCACCGGACGGCGAGCTCGTGAGAACCGAGCGCGCGGTGGACGGCGGCAACGACGGGCTGGTCATCCTGGACGACGGCACGAAGTACGTCTCCAGCGTCAGGATCGGCACGGTCTCGCGCATCCGGCCGGGACAGACGGCCGAGGTCATAGCTTCCGGCATACCGAGTGCCGCTTCGATGGCTTACGACTCGAAGCGGAACCGGCTGCTCATCCCGATGAACAACTGGAACGCCATCACCATCGTCGAGCTCGACTGA
- a CDS encoding TonB-dependent receptor, whose translation MARPLPPDRPSRRDRLDSWSPRACGGPGRRCFMRIGRQAATAALALSALLAAGPLSPVPAFGSVEPGSIQEETGSIRGTVVAEDGGAPLPAALVVLDGTAMSATSGADGTFAIDGVPAGTYGLTVTREAFAPLTSPVTVVAGQPVLLDLRLPVLQFEESVVVTATQTERAVSEVAASVTILDAETIEASSARNLQDLLRRTPAIDLAETSGMAARANSSLVMRGVPGTKRALLLVDGLPANDLGIGTLAALSLVPLESVEQAEVVRGPFSSLYGANAFAGAINAITRPGEGPPAADFFASGGAAGYYHFGTSVRGESGPVAYAFTTDRRKIDNVYNRDSRSVPRFAEDGSLQPEEVPLSNVGYEDVRMTGRLDFSVTDGWDVTLLPRISRYETGLDLSARLPVAVEEHKRDTAVNLGGIIRYTGAGALTAQIRTSYRYSNQRLSQENFTLAPTRQTTIVDPPGPAIRESVTHGVFPFAALTGQDTDFRSVLVEPQLTWAPNLAHTVVLGASYTGERGSFGDSIIADRANLLGSDQTLARVAAGIQAGMAAGGVPNPTVTLVRDPVIGDVFPLSHGQRERFDIFSAYVQDEWVLADKLRLVPGLRYDRHSEFGAVGSPKVSLLYALTPTTRVRTSAGRAFRAPSLFELFGNVVFHGPIPGLPNPDLEPEHITSFDGGIQHEVGRALRTEMNIFHNDMTDLIQLVISPQRDHFDWVNVADARSTGLELVANGQASSWLGYYANYAYTDSEDLATGNPLALVPQHKVNAGIQLGAALGSWRLTGSVDQRWVGERTQSSQGVPVLLDEYARTDLAVYLHPNDDLRVGVHVLNVMDADYQETAASPTLGRLVSVSLTVTPF comes from the coding sequence ATGGCTCGGCCGCTCCCCCCGGATCGTCCGAGTCGTCGAGATCGGCTGGATTCTTGGTCGCCGCGCGCGTGCGGCGGCCCCGGGAGGAGATGTTTCATGCGTATTGGTCGCCAGGCCGCAACCGCGGCCCTTGCCTTGAGTGCCTTGCTAGCCGCCGGACCGTTGAGCCCGGTTCCGGCGTTCGGGTCCGTTGAGCCCGGCTCGATCCAGGAAGAGACCGGGTCGATTCGGGGAACGGTCGTGGCCGAGGACGGCGGTGCGCCGCTTCCGGCCGCGCTCGTTGTTCTGGACGGCACCGCAATGTCGGCTACTTCGGGAGCGGACGGCACGTTCGCCATCGATGGAGTTCCCGCCGGCACCTACGGGCTGACCGTAACGCGGGAAGCCTTCGCGCCGCTCACGTCGCCGGTGACGGTGGTGGCCGGACAACCGGTGCTTCTTGATCTGCGGCTTCCGGTGCTCCAGTTCGAGGAGAGCGTCGTGGTGACCGCGACGCAGACCGAACGGGCGGTCAGCGAGGTCGCGGCCAGCGTCACGATTCTCGACGCGGAGACGATCGAGGCGTCGTCGGCCCGCAACCTGCAGGACCTCCTCCGCAGGACGCCCGCCATCGATCTGGCGGAGACGTCCGGCATGGCCGCCCGCGCCAACTCGTCGCTCGTCATGCGCGGCGTCCCCGGGACCAAGCGGGCCCTGCTCCTGGTGGACGGGCTGCCGGCCAACGATCTGGGCATCGGCACCCTGGCTGCGCTGAGCCTCGTGCCACTGGAATCCGTGGAGCAGGCCGAGGTGGTCCGCGGGCCGTTCTCCAGCCTCTACGGCGCCAACGCCTTCGCCGGCGCTATCAACGCCATCACGCGACCGGGCGAGGGCCCGCCGGCCGCCGACTTCTTCGCGAGCGGCGGCGCCGCCGGCTACTACCACTTCGGAACGTCCGTGCGCGGCGAATCAGGCCCCGTCGCCTACGCGTTCACCACGGATCGACGCAAGATCGACAACGTCTACAACCGCGACAGCCGCAGCGTTCCCCGCTTCGCCGAAGACGGCAGCCTGCAACCGGAGGAAGTTCCGCTTAGCAACGTCGGGTACGAGGACGTGCGGATGACCGGCCGGTTGGACTTCTCCGTCACCGACGGCTGGGACGTGACGCTGCTGCCGCGGATCTCCCGCTACGAAACGGGCCTCGACCTGTCGGCCCGGTTGCCGGTCGCGGTCGAGGAGCACAAGCGCGACACCGCCGTCAACCTGGGTGGCATCATCCGTTACACCGGAGCCGGCGCGCTGACGGCGCAGATCCGGACGAGCTACCGCTACTCGAACCAGCGTCTCTCTCAGGAGAACTTCACCCTCGCCCCGACGCGGCAGACGACCATCGTCGATCCGCCCGGACCAGCCATCAGGGAGTCAGTGACGCACGGCGTGTTTCCGTTCGCGGCGCTCACCGGACAGGACACCGACTTCCGCAGCGTGCTCGTCGAGCCGCAACTGACCTGGGCTCCGAATCTCGCTCACACCGTCGTCCTCGGGGCAAGCTACACGGGCGAGCGCGGGTCCTTCGGCGACAGTATCATCGCCGACCGCGCCAACCTGCTCGGATCCGACCAGACCCTCGCGCGAGTGGCCGCGGGCATTCAGGCCGGCATGGCGGCGGGCGGCGTGCCCAACCCGACCGTGACGCTGGTCCGCGATCCGGTGATCGGCGACGTCTTTCCCCTGTCGCACGGACAACGCGAACGGTTCGACATCTTCTCGGCGTACGTGCAGGACGAGTGGGTGTTGGCCGACAAGCTGCGGCTGGTCCCCGGCCTGCGCTACGACCGGCACTCGGAGTTCGGGGCGGTCGGCTCTCCGAAGGTTTCGCTGCTGTACGCCCTGACGCCGACGACTCGAGTGCGCACGTCCGCCGGCCGCGCCTTTCGTGCCCCGAGCCTGTTCGAGTTGTTCGGTAACGTCGTTTTCCACGGCCCCATTCCCGGATTGCCCAACCCGGACCTGGAACCCGAGCACATCACCTCGTTCGACGGCGGGATTCAGCATGAAGTCGGTCGCGCTCTCCGAACGGAGATGAACATCTTTCACAACGACATGACCGATCTCATCCAACTCGTGATCTCGCCGCAACGCGACCACTTCGACTGGGTGAACGTCGCGGACGCGCGCTCGACCGGCCTGGAGCTGGTGGCGAACGGGCAGGCATCCTCATGGCTGGGCTACTACGCCAACTACGCGTACACGGACAGCGAGGACCTGGCGACCGGCAACCCGCTGGCGCTGGTGCCGCAGCACAAGGTCAATGCAGGAATCCAGTTGGGCGCGGCGCTCGGCTCATGGCGCCTGACCGGTTCCGTCGATCAGCGCTGGGTCGGCGAGCGGACCCAGAGCTCGCAGGGCGTCCCCGTCCTGCTTGACGAGTACGCGCGCACCGACCTGGCGGTCTACCTGCACCCGAACGACGACCTGCGCGTGGGCGTACACGTGCTGAACGTGATGGACGCCGACTACCAGGAAACGGCAGCGAGCCCGACGCTCGGCCGTCTGGTTTCGGTGAGCCTGACGGTAACGCCCTTCTAG
- a CDS encoding cobaltochelatase subunit CobN: MEGNPMTPHDEPTRVRTVRSRLAHLWSHRKRIAAAVLAVTVLWSGFAAYQRYLAVTEVAFVNFPGFQLARIERARRSGAVRVESLDLASLDRAVNYPVVYVFGRGLQLDETQLEELREADRQGVRLFVQGATNPALDVTNLRGGQLDAANGYLEFGGAENYARLLNFSRVELDGKSFRSEDVEPPVERSMDVLFHLDDDLTFESVDAFDAYYDAQGLAKAGAPNIALITSVPGPFNANRDHVDAFIRALEAREWNVYPMASAEKRLDFLRRIDPDLVVLMPHGRLTLGRADEAIAWLRERNIPMLTPVSVFENHDDWVTDQQGMAGAMLTMSVVLPELDGGMVPYAVAAQFTDADGYEIFDALPERLDTFCDLVERWLALKAKPNRDKRVAIYYYKGPGKNAMNAGSMEVAPSLLNLLRSLRDAGYTVDGLPETDDEFWELVQTKGPVLGPYARGAFEEFLTNGDPALVPASAYAAWLDADLEPGMRDAVVEQYGPAPGEYMTVGEGGEAALAVARVQFGNVAILPQPLPGVGDDTFRLVHGARKAPPHPYVASYLWTRNAFEADAVMHFGTHGSLEFTPWKQIALSAFDWSDALVGGLPHVYVYVMSNVGEGIIAKRRSYAATVTHLTPPFMEGGLYEGLRPLRDRLNSYRNAADGPVRAEHARTIQRLATELSLHVDLGLDPDATWSADDMFRLSNHVETIDGEKVAQGLYTLGNAFAAEEIDATAELMAIDPIAYALARIDRVKGAVEADELEDEALFDRRYRQRARNAYARRVAGEAGGAVLSDLVADADVRHAHAWREAARRPSDDDIIRGFISMGTGSRARPDATVSQARAGELEDLVARILPHPQKAEFVERLQSEQEFARTSQLLDPVQRERAKTIAAVIPPMAEAIEIAEDPDVFALLEVMQDDALRERTFALLEDPGLVDRVEEEKRRLAAERLAFALDTPQVGALERAWDHESSGELVTAPREDIEQAVSAAAFYREHRAALGGQLRGLDTPAADRVRKVLEDPAFDRRLDVAVDAAGIELAERDARDAELARAVLTLEASVNGIDRHREGLRDSSDLELESVARALAGGYVEPSPGGDPIVNPDAVPTGRNLFSIDAEKTPSEEAWAVGRGLAEALLDEHRRRHDAYPRKVAFTLWPSDFIGTEGATIGQIFYLLGVEPVWDAFGRVADLRLIPSADLGRPRIDVVVQTAGQLRDLAASRLALINRAVAMAAEARDADAHTNFVQAGRLRAEEVMKEKGLSPADARRYSTLRVFGGVNGNYGTAIMEMVEQGDRWEDDAEVAGQYLRNMGAVYDEGELWSFYADGIFEAALADTEIVVQPRESHTWGALSLDHVYEFMGGLSMAVRHVTGRDADAYFNDFRNAQRPRVTDLNETVWTEARSTLLNPAYIGELQEGGASSAEQFAETFRNTYGWNVMKPAAIDDSLWNELYDVYVDDRYDIGIEAFFRRENPYALQEMTAVMLETVRKGYWDASPQQIAALAELHTRLVEEFEAGCSGFVCDNAALASFIAEQAPPDLAASYRSELQRALTSSVELTEASVVLSEQETETRPADASASPPPARRLAYLGAAIVVGLLAIALLVLRRRSTT, translated from the coding sequence ATGGAGGGAAACCCGATGACGCCCCACGACGAGCCAACAAGAGTACGGACGGTGCGGTCGCGGCTAGCGCACCTGTGGTCCCATCGCAAGCGAATCGCGGCGGCGGTGCTCGCGGTGACGGTGCTTTGGAGCGGCTTCGCCGCCTACCAGCGCTATCTCGCGGTCACCGAGGTCGCTTTCGTCAACTTCCCTGGTTTCCAGCTCGCCCGCATCGAGCGCGCGCGACGGAGCGGGGCGGTACGGGTCGAGTCGCTGGATCTGGCGTCCCTGGACCGAGCCGTGAACTATCCGGTCGTCTACGTGTTTGGACGCGGCCTGCAGCTCGACGAGACGCAACTCGAGGAATTGCGTGAAGCCGACCGTCAGGGCGTGCGCCTGTTCGTGCAGGGAGCCACGAACCCGGCTCTCGACGTCACGAACCTCCGCGGCGGGCAGCTCGACGCGGCCAACGGCTACCTCGAGTTCGGAGGCGCCGAGAACTACGCGCGCCTCCTCAACTTCTCGCGGGTGGAGCTCGACGGCAAGTCCTTTCGCTCGGAGGACGTGGAGCCGCCGGTCGAGCGTTCCATGGACGTGCTGTTCCACCTGGACGACGACCTGACGTTCGAGTCCGTCGACGCGTTCGATGCCTACTACGACGCGCAGGGGCTGGCGAAGGCGGGCGCCCCGAATATCGCCCTGATCACGAGCGTGCCCGGCCCCTTCAACGCCAACCGGGACCACGTCGACGCGTTCATCCGCGCGCTCGAAGCCCGGGAGTGGAACGTCTACCCGATGGCCAGCGCCGAGAAACGCCTCGACTTTCTCCGCCGCATCGACCCCGACCTCGTGGTGCTGATGCCGCATGGCCGGCTCACCCTGGGCCGCGCCGACGAGGCGATCGCGTGGCTGCGCGAGCGCAATATCCCGATGCTGACGCCCGTGTCGGTGTTCGAGAACCACGACGACTGGGTTACCGACCAGCAGGGCATGGCCGGCGCCATGCTGACCATGAGCGTCGTGCTGCCGGAGCTCGACGGCGGCATGGTGCCCTACGCGGTGGCGGCGCAGTTCACCGACGCGGACGGCTACGAGATTTTCGACGCGCTGCCGGAGCGGCTCGACACCTTCTGCGATCTCGTCGAGCGCTGGCTGGCCCTGAAGGCCAAGCCCAACCGTGACAAGCGGGTGGCCATCTACTACTACAAGGGGCCCGGCAAGAACGCCATGAACGCCGGCAGCATGGAGGTCGCGCCGAGCCTGCTGAACCTGCTCCGCTCGCTGCGCGACGCGGGCTACACGGTCGACGGACTCCCCGAGACGGACGACGAGTTCTGGGAGCTCGTTCAGACGAAGGGGCCAGTGCTCGGACCGTACGCGCGCGGCGCGTTCGAGGAGTTCCTGACCAACGGGGATCCCGCCCTGGTGCCGGCCAGCGCGTACGCCGCGTGGCTGGACGCGGACCTCGAGCCCGGCATGCGCGACGCCGTCGTCGAGCAGTACGGCCCCGCTCCCGGCGAGTACATGACCGTCGGCGAGGGCGGGGAGGCCGCACTGGCGGTGGCCCGTGTGCAGTTCGGCAACGTCGCAATCCTGCCGCAACCTCTGCCGGGCGTCGGCGACGACACGTTCCGGCTGGTGCATGGCGCGCGGAAGGCGCCGCCCCATCCCTACGTGGCCTCCTACCTGTGGACCCGGAACGCGTTCGAGGCCGACGCCGTCATGCATTTCGGCACCCACGGCAGCCTGGAGTTCACACCGTGGAAGCAGATCGCCTTGTCGGCCTTCGACTGGTCGGACGCGCTCGTCGGCGGGCTCCCCCACGTCTACGTCTACGTCATGAGCAACGTCGGCGAGGGGATCATCGCCAAGCGGCGTTCCTACGCGGCCACGGTGACGCACCTGACGCCGCCATTCATGGAGGGCGGGCTATACGAGGGGTTGCGCCCGCTGCGGGACCGGCTCAACAGCTACCGCAACGCCGCCGACGGCCCGGTCCGGGCGGAGCACGCGCGCACGATCCAGCGGCTGGCGACCGAGTTGAGCCTGCACGTGGATCTCGGCCTCGACCCTGACGCGACGTGGTCGGCGGACGACATGTTCCGTCTCAGCAACCACGTCGAGACCATCGACGGCGAGAAGGTCGCACAGGGGCTCTACACCCTCGGGAACGCCTTCGCGGCGGAAGAGATCGACGCGACGGCGGAGCTGATGGCGATCGATCCGATCGCCTACGCCCTCGCCCGCATCGATAGGGTCAAGGGAGCGGTCGAGGCGGACGAGCTGGAGGACGAGGCGCTCTTCGACCGCCGCTATCGCCAGCGCGCGCGCAACGCCTATGCGCGGCGCGTAGCGGGCGAGGCGGGTGGAGCGGTGCTCTCCGACTTGGTGGCGGACGCCGACGTGCGGCACGCCCACGCCTGGCGGGAAGCGGCGCGGCGGCCGTCGGACGACGACATCATCCGTGGCTTCATCTCGATGGGGACAGGTTCCCGCGCCCGACCGGACGCGACGGTATCGCAAGCCCGCGCCGGCGAGCTCGAGGACCTCGTGGCGCGAATCCTGCCGCATCCACAAAAGGCGGAGTTCGTCGAGCGGCTGCAATCGGAGCAGGAGTTCGCGCGTACGTCCCAACTGCTGGATCCCGTGCAGCGCGAGCGCGCGAAGACCATCGCCGCGGTCATCCCCCCGATGGCCGAGGCCATCGAGATCGCCGAAGACCCGGACGTGTTCGCCCTGCTCGAGGTGATGCAGGACGACGCGCTCCGCGAGCGGACCTTCGCCCTGCTCGAGGATCCGGGACTCGTCGACCGCGTCGAGGAGGAGAAGCGCCGGCTCGCTGCCGAGCGGCTCGCGTTCGCTCTCGATACGCCGCAGGTTGGGGCTCTTGAGCGAGCATGGGACCACGAATCGTCCGGCGAGCTGGTGACGGCCCCCCGCGAGGACATCGAACAGGCGGTCTCGGCGGCGGCCTTCTACCGGGAGCACCGCGCGGCGCTCGGCGGCCAGCTTCGGGGCCTCGACACGCCAGCGGCGGATCGCGTGCGGAAGGTTCTGGAAGACCCGGCGTTCGATCGGCGTCTCGACGTCGCGGTTGACGCCGCCGGTATCGAACTGGCGGAACGCGACGCCCGCGACGCGGAACTCGCCCGGGCGGTCCTGACGCTGGAAGCCAGCGTCAACGGCATCGACCGGCACCGGGAGGGCCTGCGCGACAGCTCGGACCTCGAGCTGGAGAGCGTCGCGCGCGCCCTCGCCGGCGGCTACGTCGAGCCGTCGCCGGGAGGTGACCCGATCGTCAATCCGGACGCTGTCCCCACCGGGCGCAACCTCTTCTCGATTGACGCCGAGAAGACGCCTTCGGAGGAGGCGTGGGCGGTGGGACGCGGGCTGGCGGAAGCGCTCCTCGACGAGCACCGGCGCCGCCACGACGCCTATCCGAGGAAGGTCGCGTTTACCCTCTGGCCGAGCGACTTCATCGGCACCGAGGGCGCCACCATCGGACAGATCTTCTACCTGCTCGGCGTCGAGCCGGTCTGGGACGCGTTCGGGCGAGTCGCGGACCTGCGGCTGATTCCCTCGGCCGACCTCGGCCGGCCCCGTATCGACGTGGTCGTCCAGACCGCCGGCCAGCTCCGGGACCTCGCCGCCTCTCGCCTCGCGCTGATCAACCGTGCGGTGGCGATGGCGGCCGAGGCGCGCGACGCGGACGCGCACACCAACTTCGTCCAGGCGGGCCGTCTGCGCGCCGAGGAAGTGATGAAGGAGAAGGGCCTGTCGCCCGCCGACGCACGTCGGTACTCCACCCTGCGGGTCTTCGGCGGCGTGAACGGCAACTACGGGACCGCCATCATGGAGATGGTCGAGCAAGGCGACCGGTGGGAAGACGACGCCGAGGTGGCCGGCCAGTACCTGCGCAACATGGGCGCGGTCTACGACGAGGGCGAACTCTGGAGCTTCTACGCCGACGGCATCTTCGAGGCGGCGCTCGCCGACACCGAGATCGTCGTGCAGCCGCGGGAGAGCCATACCTGGGGCGCGCTCAGCCTCGACCACGTCTACGAGTTCATGGGCGGGCTGAGCATGGCCGTCCGCCACGTAACGGGCAGGGACGCGGACGCCTACTTCAACGACTTCCGCAACGCGCAACGGCCGCGCGTAACGGACCTCAACGAAACGGTCTGGACCGAGGCGCGGTCGACGCTGCTGAACCCGGCCTACATCGGCGAGTTGCAGGAGGGCGGCGCCTCGTCGGCCGAGCAGTTCGCCGAGACGTTCCGCAACACCTATGGCTGGAACGTGATGAAGCCGGCCGCCATCGACGATTCGCTCTGGAACGAACTGTACGACGTGTACGTCGACGACCGCTACGACATAGGAATTGAGGCGTTCTTCCGACGCGAGAACCCGTATGCCCTGCAGGAAATGACGGCGGTGATGCTCGAGACCGTGCGCAAGGGCTATTGGGACGCCTCGCCGCAACAGATCGCGGCGCTGGCCGAGCTACACACCCGCCTGGTGGAGGAGTTCGAGGCCGGCTGCAGCGGGTTCGTCTGCGATAACGCGGCCCTGGCCTCGTTCATCGCCGAGCAGGCCCCGCCGGACCTCGCGGCGAGCTACCGGAGCGAGCTGCAGCGGGCGCTGACGTCGAGCGTCGAGTTGACCGAGGCGAGCGTCGTCCTGTCGGAGCAGGAGACGGAAACGCGTCCGGCCGACGCGTCGGCGAGCCCGCCGCCCGCGCGACGCCTGGCCTACCTGGGCGCGGCCATCGTCGTCGGTCTGCTCGCGATCGCGCTGCTCGTCCTGCGGCGCCGGAGCACGACCTGA
- a CDS encoding PQQ-binding-like beta-propeller repeat protein, translating to MRCTPAASALLAAVILASGAGAGDGVRAHAQSPLMPAAPPETAPPLPHASADVSGAYAGDVLYMHAGEQPPASRTAAGAGRAALYALSPADAFWRTVWTGSPVLGSVLVSDGEDLYRVGGAEITGARRARPDLQRWDQADGEWVDLTPMPSGRTDHAAVIVGQRLWVLGGWAPSAVAESPRARLRPPAVPAEDWRDDVLVADLDADPVTWTVVETASLPLHSLAAAVHEDAIWLAGGMTPGGPALEVHRLDLRTRTLATAPVPPVRGRSRGVGLGMASTGRSLYLSSVNQLFRLDAGGRAWQALAYDIAPERASHALVGGPGVLHIAGGAAHGQTHARVDRVEADSLRPSDVLESPRRAVGATDDRPPLTGDRRWPGFRGAAFGHSQARDLPLVWSDDENVAWRHTVGGYGQSSPVVWDGLVFVTAIDGPERETQIVEAVDAETGALRWRHTLASSQPVEVTNFVAKGAPTPRVDAERVYYLFESGDFGALRHDGEPIWSRSLKADYGEIQGYGLGGSLVGNNEALFVLAAHDGPSYLLAVDAATGETRWKADRPAASAWTTPIVVPWEDGELVVVSIDGTVEAYDAGTGERIWWIDGLSGNRLPSPILARERIVVASSDSRSNLALPVGHRGRLPEEQVLWRGRSATASMSSPVVTGEVIYFINSRGVIRCLELDSGRSRWATRLASAAWATPIVNGDRVYIFGTDGVASVFAADAAEPIELARNSLTVSERVYGTAAVDGGLLVRTGRELIRIGRGGRTGR from the coding sequence ATGCGATGCACCCCTGCAGCCTCCGCCCTGTTGGCGGCGGTCATCCTGGCGAGCGGAGCAGGCGCGGGCGACGGCGTGAGGGCGCACGCGCAGTCCCCCTTGATGCCGGCCGCGCCACCCGAGACCGCGCCGCCTCTCCCGCACGCATCAGCGGACGTGTCCGGGGCCTACGCCGGCGACGTGCTCTACATGCATGCAGGAGAGCAACCGCCCGCCTCCCGCACTGCCGCGGGCGCCGGGAGGGCCGCTCTCTACGCGCTCTCCCCGGCCGACGCGTTCTGGAGGACGGTCTGGACCGGCAGCCCGGTACTCGGCTCGGTGCTCGTCAGCGACGGCGAGGACCTCTACCGCGTGGGAGGCGCCGAGATCACGGGCGCCCGTCGGGCCCGCCCCGACCTGCAGCGGTGGGACCAGGCGGATGGGGAGTGGGTCGACCTGACGCCGATGCCGTCGGGCAGGACGGACCACGCGGCGGTGATTGTCGGGCAGCGGCTCTGGGTGCTCGGCGGCTGGGCGCCCTCGGCGGTGGCCGAGAGCCCCCGAGCGCGCCTCCGCCCGCCCGCCGTGCCGGCCGAGGACTGGCGCGACGACGTGCTCGTCGCCGACCTCGATGCGGACCCGGTGACCTGGACGGTGGTCGAGACCGCATCCCTGCCCCTGCATTCCCTCGCCGCGGCCGTTCACGAGGACGCCATCTGGTTGGCCGGGGGCATGACGCCCGGTGGGCCCGCGCTCGAAGTGCATCGGCTGGACCTGCGGACCCGGACTTTGGCGACCGCACCCGTTCCGCCGGTTCGCGGCCGCAGCCGGGGCGTCGGCCTCGGCATGGCCTCCACCGGCAGGAGCCTGTACCTAAGCAGCGTGAATCAACTGTTCCGTCTCGACGCCGGCGGGCGCGCCTGGCAGGCGCTCGCCTACGACATCGCGCCGGAACGTGCATCCCACGCCCTGGTCGGCGGACCGGGCGTCCTGCACATCGCGGGGGGCGCCGCGCACGGTCAGACCCACGCGAGGGTCGACCGGGTCGAGGCGGACTCGCTGCGGCCAAGCGACGTGCTCGAGTCGCCCCGGCGGGCGGTCGGCGCAACCGACGACCGGCCCCCGCTGACCGGCGACCGGCGCTGGCCCGGCTTTCGGGGAGCGGCGTTCGGCCACAGTCAGGCCCGCGATCTTCCGCTGGTCTGGTCGGACGACGAGAACGTCGCGTGGCGGCACACGGTCGGTGGCTACGGCCAATCGAGCCCCGTGGTCTGGGACGGCCTCGTGTTCGTCACCGCCATCGACGGCCCGGAGCGCGAGACGCAGATCGTCGAGGCGGTCGACGCGGAGACCGGCGCGCTACGATGGCGCCACACCCTCGCCTCCAGCCAACCCGTCGAGGTCACGAACTTCGTGGCCAAGGGTGCGCCGACGCCGCGCGTCGACGCCGAGCGTGTCTACTACCTCTTCGAGAGCGGCGACTTCGGCGCGCTGCGCCATGACGGCGAGCCCATCTGGTCCCGGTCGCTGAAGGCGGACTACGGGGAGATCCAAGGCTACGGCCTCGGCGGCTCGCTCGTTGGCAACAATGAAGCGTTGTTCGTCCTCGCCGCCCACGACGGACCGTCGTACCTGCTGGCCGTCGATGCGGCCACCGGCGAGACGCGGTGGAAGGCGGACCGTCCCGCGGCGTCCGCATGGACGACGCCGATCGTCGTGCCTTGGGAGGACGGCGAGCTCGTCGTGGTCAGCATCGACGGAACGGTCGAGGCGTACGACGCCGGAACCGGCGAACGGATCTGGTGGATCGACGGCCTTTCCGGCAACCGACTCCCCTCGCCGATCCTCGCCCGGGAGCGCATCGTCGTCGCGTCGTCGGACTCCCGCTCCAACCTCGCCCTGCCCGTCGGACACAGGGGACGGCTGCCGGAGGAGCAGGTGCTCTGGCGCGGTCGCAGCGCGACGGCTTCGATGTCCTCACCCGTCGTGACCGGCGAGGTGATCTACTTCATCAACTCCCGGGGCGTCATCCGCTGCCTGGAACTGGACTCGGGCCGATCGCGATGGGCGACCCGCCTGGCGTCGGCCGCGTGGGCGACGCCGATCGTCAACGGAGACCGCGTCTACATATTCGGGACCGATGGCGTGGCATCGGTCTTCGCCGCGGACGCCGCCGAACCGATCGAGCTGGCCAGGAACTCGCTGACCGTCTCCGAACGCGTGTACGGCACTGCCGCCGTCGACGGTGGATTGCTCGTCAGGACGGGCAGGGAACTGATCCGCATCGGTCGCGGAGGTAGAACCGGGCGCTGA